A region from the Nostoc sp. HK-01 genome encodes:
- a CDS encoding integral membrane sensor hybrid histidine kinase produces the protein MVLAFFNYFFYSTAFIPHGHCYLWKPELVWLHIIADGTIALAYYSIPLLLIYFISQRKDVPFNGVFLLFGAFILACGTGHLMEIWTLWHPDYWISGALKAFTAIISIYTAFALLVLIPHALTIPSPAQLEAVNRVLLTEIVQRKRIETELRLAEEVAKDSSQAKSEFLANMSHELRTPLNGILGYAQILQRTEPLSEKGSKGIGIIYQCGSHLLTLINDILDLSKIEARKLELNPIDFYLPAFLDSVSEICRIRAEQKVIGFHLQLDPDLPTGIRADEKRLRQVLINLLGNAIKFTSQGTVSFNIQVTNQAINHKGQTIYKLRFEVIDTGTGMTPEQLEKIFLPFEQVGSQKRQTEGTGLGLAISQKIISLMDSQIQVKSEFGKGSTFWFEVEVPESKDWAKVSRRFERGTIIGYQGQKRTILIVDDKWENRSVIVNLLEPVGFTVIEASHGQEGWEQVNAYKPDLIITDLVMPVMDGFEFIKSLRQSTQSEKIPVIASSASVFAIDEYKSIDMGANAFLPKPIEAETLLELLRQFLHLEWLYDNQKNSINKPNVDNSDTLVDVVLPAKEVLQQFLELAQDGDIQKILEIAEQLADSNHKFSTFTRQIIQLASNFQLKRLETFIQQQIN, from the coding sequence ATGGTTTTGGCATTTTTTAACTATTTTTTCTACTCAACCGCTTTTATTCCTCATGGGCATTGTTATCTCTGGAAACCAGAATTAGTGTGGCTCCACATTATTGCTGACGGCACGATCGCTCTTGCCTATTATTCTATTCCTTTGTTACTGATTTACTTTATTTCTCAACGCAAAGATGTTCCTTTTAATGGAGTTTTTCTGTTATTTGGGGCGTTTATCCTGGCCTGCGGGACTGGACACTTGATGGAAATTTGGACGCTTTGGCACCCCGATTACTGGATTTCCGGTGCTTTAAAAGCGTTCACGGCAATTATTTCCATATATACAGCATTTGCCTTACTTGTTCTCATCCCTCACGCTCTCACAATACCCAGTCCTGCTCAGTTAGAAGCTGTTAATAGAGTGCTTTTAACTGAGATTGTCCAGCGTAAACGCATCGAAACAGAGCTACGTTTAGCTGAAGAAGTGGCTAAAGACTCTAGCCAAGCCAAAAGTGAATTTCTTGCCAATATGAGCCATGAATTACGTACCCCGCTTAATGGGATTCTTGGCTATGCACAAATCCTGCAACGCACCGAACCTTTAAGCGAAAAAGGCAGTAAAGGCATCGGCATTATTTATCAATGTGGTTCTCATTTATTAACTCTCATTAACGATATTTTAGATCTGTCCAAAATTGAAGCGCGAAAACTGGAATTGAATCCGATTGATTTTTACTTACCTGCATTTTTAGACAGTGTAAGTGAAATTTGTCGCATCCGCGCTGAACAAAAAGTGATTGGTTTTCATCTGCAACTAGACCCCGATTTACCAACCGGGATTCGTGCTGATGAAAAACGCTTACGGCAAGTATTAATTAATTTACTTGGCAATGCTATTAAATTCACTTCTCAAGGCACTGTCAGCTTTAATATTCAAGTCACTAACCAAGCAATTAATCACAAGGGACAAACCATCTATAAACTTCGCTTTGAAGTTATAGATACAGGCACTGGTATGACTCCTGAACAACTTGAGAAAATTTTTCTTCCCTTTGAACAAGTAGGAAGTCAAAAGCGACAAACTGAAGGTACAGGTTTAGGATTAGCTATTAGCCAAAAAATTATTTCGTTGATGGATAGTCAAATTCAAGTAAAAAGTGAGTTTGGCAAAGGTAGCACCTTCTGGTTTGAGGTGGAAGTACCAGAATCTAAAGACTGGGCAAAGGTTTCGAGAAGATTTGAGCGAGGCACAATTATTGGTTATCAAGGGCAAAAACGCACCATATTAATTGTTGATGATAAATGGGAAAATCGCTCGGTAATTGTCAATTTATTGGAACCCGTAGGGTTTACTGTCATAGAAGCGAGTCATGGTCAAGAAGGATGGGAACAGGTAAATGCCTACAAACCAGACTTAATTATCACTGACTTGGTAATGCCTGTGATGGATGGATTTGAGTTTATTAAAAGTTTACGCCAATCGACTCAATCTGAAAAGATACCTGTGATTGCTTCTTCTGCCAGTGTGTTTGCAATTGATGAATATAAAAGTATTGATATGGGTGCTAATGCTTTTCTGCCCAAGCCGATAGAAGCTGAAACACTTCTGGAACTACTACGGCAATTTTTGCATCTGGAATGGTTATATGACAATCAAAAAAATTCTATTAACAAACCTAATGTAGATAATTCAGATACTTTAGTTGATGTAGTTCTGCCTGCTAAAGAAGTTTTACAACAATTTTTAGAACTGGCACAAGACGGAGATATTCAAAAAATTTTAGAAATAGCTGAACAACTTGCGGACTCCAATCATAAATTCAGCACTTTTACTAGGCAAATTATTCAATTAGCCAGCAATTTCCAACTTAAACGTTTGGAAACTTTTATTCAACAACAAATTAATTAA
- a CDS encoding penicillin-binding protein 1C, translating to MRLSRRLIQKSKFFLVIVLICLVVRLLPYFAPIHTADIAQNMLALEFSDRNGLPLGTILTRDQEHTAVVPLNQVSPQFIKAIIAAEDSSFYHHGALDIKAIIRAINQAIHAKQIVSGASTITMQLARMLEPSTRNLSGKLQEIWLAWRLAAGMNKNEILTAYINRLPMGGNIYGVEAASRTYFSTPASELNLAQASLLAAIPNNPTYFDPLQHWDRLKQRQKYVLNRMVQDGYITQQIADKTQTEKVVFQSRQRGIIAAPHFLFWLANQMQIPPSPPYQGGKNIAPLFKGGWGDHLIQTTIERPLQQFVEAQAQQVISTLAANNVHDAAALVIDNHTGEVLAYVGSPDYFNEAKLGRNDGVQALRQPGSTLKPFVYELALEKKLIRPNTILADVPAHYAIPGAKLYSPTDYTQRFLGPVRVRVALANSLNVPAVRVLEKIGVPSFLARLRELGFIHLNQTPEYYGLGLTLGSGEVTLWELAQAYVTMARQGQSIPLVPTVNDSSTQNLKSQIENSTTWQLITDMLSDRHARATAFGVDSVLNLPLPAAVKTGTSSNFRDTWTVGFTTDYTVATWVGNFNGEPMRQVSGVMGAAPLWNRIMLHLHEHQEPANFTVPQGLIKLPICAVSGLRPTPDCNSVVQEYFYPEEKIAYETETQFNLPPEYDEWLAKQQSNFVSSNLRIVSPHNGDLFLLYPGTEGQQKLEFKLAGNQSTSVEWWLNGEKLDPQSTNLFWYLRPGNWNLEARSGETSDKVSFQVELAKVKPTRRGFSIVSSQQMFGK from the coding sequence ATGAGACTAAGTAGGCGGCTCATCCAAAAGTCAAAATTTTTCTTAGTTATTGTATTGATATGCTTAGTCGTGAGGCTACTACCTTATTTTGCGCCTATTCATACCGCAGACATCGCCCAAAATATGTTGGCTTTGGAATTTAGCGATCGCAATGGGCTACCGTTAGGAACAATCCTCACCCGTGACCAAGAACATACCGCCGTCGTCCCTTTAAATCAAGTTTCTCCCCAATTTATCAAGGCAATTATCGCCGCCGAAGATAGCAGTTTCTACCATCATGGCGCGTTGGATATCAAAGCCATTATCCGCGCCATCAACCAAGCCATTCACGCCAAACAAATAGTCTCCGGTGCTTCTACAATTACCATGCAGTTAGCACGGATGTTAGAACCATCCACCCGCAACTTATCAGGAAAATTGCAAGAAATTTGGTTAGCTTGGCGGTTAGCGGCGGGAATGAATAAAAACGAAATTCTCACTGCATATATCAACCGTCTACCAATGGGCGGCAATATATATGGTGTAGAAGCCGCATCCCGGACTTATTTTTCAACACCCGCCAGTGAGTTAAATCTTGCCCAAGCCAGTCTTTTAGCAGCTATTCCTAATAATCCCACCTACTTTGACCCGCTACAACATTGGGATAGACTCAAACAGCGTCAGAAATACGTCCTCAACAGGATGGTACAGGATGGCTATATCACCCAACAAATAGCCGACAAAACCCAAACGGAAAAAGTCGTTTTTCAGTCTCGCCAACGGGGAATTATCGCTGCACCTCATTTCTTGTTTTGGTTAGCAAATCAAATGCAGATCCCCCCTAGCCCCCCTTATCAAGGGGGGAAGAATATAGCCCCCCTTTTTAAGGGGGGTTGGGGGGATCATCTCATCCAAACCACTATCGAACGACCATTACAACAATTCGTCGAAGCCCAAGCACAGCAAGTCATCTCCACCCTCGCCGCCAACAATGTCCACGATGCGGCTGCTTTGGTAATTGACAACCATACTGGCGAAGTTTTGGCTTACGTCGGTTCACCAGATTATTTCAACGAAGCCAAACTCGGACGTAACGACGGCGTACAAGCACTACGCCAACCCGGTTCTACTCTCAAACCCTTTGTCTATGAGTTGGCGTTAGAAAAAAAACTGATTCGCCCAAACACAATTTTGGCTGATGTCCCCGCCCATTATGCCATTCCCGGTGCAAAACTTTATAGCCCAACAGATTATACTCAACGCTTTCTCGGCCCGGTAAGAGTGCGGGTAGCTTTAGCCAATTCTTTAAATGTGCCTGCGGTGAGAGTTTTAGAGAAAATCGGCGTACCGAGTTTTTTAGCACGTCTGCGTGAATTAGGCTTTATTCACCTGAATCAAACTCCAGAATATTACGGTTTGGGTTTAACTCTCGGTAGTGGCGAAGTCACGTTGTGGGAACTGGCTCAAGCTTACGTCACAATGGCGAGACAAGGACAAAGTATCCCACTTGTGCCTACTGTTAACGATTCTTCAACCCAAAATCTCAAATCTCAAATCGAAAATTCGACAACATGGCAACTGATTACTGATATGTTGAGCGATCGCCACGCCCGCGCCACCGCTTTTGGTGTAGACTCAGTATTAAACTTGCCCCTCCCCGCCGCCGTCAAAACTGGAACTTCTTCCAACTTCCGCGATACTTGGACTGTTGGCTTTACCACCGACTACACCGTTGCAACTTGGGTAGGAAATTTCAACGGTGAACCGATGCGTCAAGTATCCGGTGTGATGGGTGCAGCACCTTTGTGGAATCGCATTATGTTGCATCTGCACGAACATCAAGAACCAGCAAATTTTACAGTTCCTCAAGGGTTAATTAAACTCCCTATATGTGCAGTTTCTGGTTTACGTCCTACGCCAGACTGTAACTCTGTAGTGCAAGAGTATTTTTATCCAGAAGAGAAGATTGCTTACGAAACTGAGACACAATTTAATTTACCGCCAGAATATGACGAGTGGTTAGCCAAGCAGCAATCAAATTTTGTGTCTAGCAATTTGAGAATTGTTTCTCCTCATAATGGCGATTTATTTTTACTCTATCCAGGCACAGAAGGACAGCAAAAATTAGAATTTAAACTAGCAGGAAATCAATCTACATCGGTTGAGTGGTGGTTGAATGGTGAAAAGCTTGATCCACAATCAACTAATTTATTCTGGTATCTCCGTCCTGGGAACTGGAATTTAGAAGCGCGGAGTGGCGAAACAAGCGATAAAGTTAGTTTCCAAGTTGAGTTAGCCAAGGTTAAACCAACACGCCGGGGTTTCTCGATTGTTAGTTCTCAGCAGATGTTTGGCAAATAG
- a CDS encoding alpha-2-macroglobulin domain-containing protein gives MIIKIFLQLFITLTFILSISGCSLLGISSNKEPLPAVSPLTPPKLPDWIEQISPIGDATPLNQIRIRFKEALIPVERLDSAEQQNLLQKFTLWPPLPGQFRFLTPRMVGFQADKALPQATRFQVTLKAGLADLKNHKLNQDLAWTFNTEPIKLTDLPGVNPVEKAEIQPIDLKEKLQFTSNVELNLASLQEHLKLVPEGKNKDISFNAELAKEKKPKEGEDPLEKFDPSMRNWVYNLIPQQGLEKATNYRLVFSPGILPNYGNLPTDRESVSKLATYSPLEFKTINFYGQPDVNGTYGRFIKGSPQLEFNNILLADSVKDNIKIDPAPKDISRLFQVPEESNLVTLNPYALEPTTNYKITIGTNIKDKFGQTLNKPVTLQYNTGDLAGDIWVPSDIHIFPSNQNLQLNISTVNLPESKYKAAYRVVQPSDLVYFNSASPKGNDNELLPQLNSWQSFKVNTKKNQLVDVNIPLREKLGSPTGMLAYGVQARTNKYQDNGKELWREPITYGLVQLTNLGVFSQWFPDSGLIRVHHLSDGSPAKNAAIEVYQSKLEEKYPSNAVSCAIGKTDENGNFRLQVDNLKQCFADNQRFTKSPQLLVIARENQDWAFARTEEYSGSFGYGIDAGWQEAKAESRGVIFSDRDLYQPGEKAWFTGFADYLQNGTLQQDKNAIYQLTLLNPDGQKTQLGDKNTNEFGTFSLELPIQKTQALGYYTIQGKGKEGQEISGEFRVAEFKPPNFKVELNLDKEFALTNDKVAAKAASNYLFGAPVEAGEAKYFVTRQQTSFIPKSWEEFSFGRQWFWPEESPSLTSDVLQTSSKLDASGKTSQTVTVAKDLPYPMTYQVDVQVADVSNLSVAASQKFTALPSNRLIGLKSNFIADAGKALPVEVIVTEPTGKSITGQRVRVELQQMKYSSVTQLVEGSHTAKNQVEYKTVGQAEITSAENPQILTLTPNESGSYRLRANFSDTKEELSATDLQIWATGETSVYWSSEDSDRLEVKLDKKEYKPGETATALIQSPYPEAELYFAVIKDKPIYQQVTKVKGGAPQIQFQVTPEMLPNAAVEAVLVRQGAPLNQVEPGSLDKLVKIGFSPFKVNLQDKYLKVQVTPLQASLEPGAEQTIQLELKDNQNNPTPGQFTVMVVNEAVLQLSGYRPPNLVDTVYAEQQISTRFSDNRPDVVIQPQDIAKPKGWGYGGGFSVGAANTRVRTDFQALAYYNGSVLADASGKAQITFKLPDDFTTWRVMAVATDGNLRFGNADATFITTKPLLTNAILPQFVRSGDRIFAGLSVTNTTGNNGNLSINGELSGTVKFAENNPATTSLQTNAEPATKAYRFPMIAGGVGESKVRFTTQLNNTADAFELPLEVKPLEITEQVVEAGVTEKQVKIPLNVDKNIYPEAGGLNIQLASTLIPEIKAPAKQVLEDDDLPFAEPAASQLIIATNLQTLGKKYSQSFAEFNPSQKANQAITQLQKLQTADGGFAAYPGQEKSDPWVSAYSAESLVKANQAFPGFIDSATLTRLKNYLQKVLANPGQYDFCKQQICKNQLQLNALIALAELGDKSNSFLGDIYQQRNNFDIVTQIKLARYLSQFPEWQDESQQMLNQLQQNIYETGRNAVVSLPQSWGWMNSSTTAQAQALRLFIAKQSKPEVIDKLFQSLLGLRRDGTWQTNYDNAQALTALVEYSQLQPTPPNFATTVKLAGQKLGENRFDGYKNPNLQLNVAMDKLPRGRHDLMLQKSGKGRLHYLVAYNYRLQGNQAGRFNGLRVTREISKVGEEKVLQKTGMYAVDKPLTVDSGQVFDIGLEIIADHPVDHVVIKDPLPAGFEAVDQSFQTATAALQAKADSWELAYRNIYRDRIIAYADHLEPGVYSLHYLVRSVTPGTYLWPGAEAHLQYAPEEFGRSADSTIVLNAEVR, from the coding sequence ATGATTATTAAAATTTTTCTACAACTATTTATTACCCTAACATTTATACTAAGCATTAGCGGGTGTAGTTTATTGGGTATATCCTCAAACAAAGAACCGTTACCCGCCGTTTCTCCTCTCACGCCACCAAAGTTACCAGACTGGATTGAACAAATTAGCCCTATTGGTGATGCTACCCCTTTAAATCAGATTCGTATCCGCTTTAAGGAAGCATTAATTCCTGTTGAACGTCTAGATAGTGCAGAACAGCAAAATTTATTACAAAAATTTACTTTATGGCCGCCTTTACCGGGTCAATTTCGCTTTTTAACACCGCGGATGGTAGGCTTTCAAGCAGATAAAGCACTACCACAAGCGACAAGATTTCAAGTTACTTTAAAAGCGGGTTTAGCAGATTTAAAAAATCACAAGTTAAATCAAGATTTGGCTTGGACTTTTAACACTGAACCTATCAAGTTGACTGATTTACCTGGGGTGAATCCTGTGGAGAAGGCTGAGATTCAACCTATAGATTTAAAAGAAAAACTGCAATTTACCTCCAATGTCGAATTAAACTTAGCTTCCTTACAAGAACATCTTAAACTTGTACCGGAAGGAAAAAATAAAGATATCAGTTTTAATGCAGAGTTGGCGAAAGAAAAAAAACCTAAAGAGGGTGAAGACCCTTTAGAGAAATTTGACCCTTCAATGCGTAATTGGGTTTATAATCTCATACCCCAGCAAGGTTTAGAAAAAGCGACTAACTACCGTCTGGTATTTTCTCCCGGCATATTACCAAATTACGGTAATTTACCAACAGATAGAGAGTCGGTGAGTAAGTTGGCGACTTATTCACCTTTAGAATTTAAAACCATCAACTTTTATGGACAACCAGATGTTAATGGAACTTACGGAAGGTTTATTAAAGGTAGCCCACAGTTAGAATTTAATAATATATTATTGGCAGATTCAGTTAAAGATAATATCAAAATTGATCCAGCACCAAAAGATATCTCTCGACTGTTCCAAGTTCCAGAAGAATCTAATTTAGTGACTCTTAATCCCTACGCTTTAGAACCTACAACTAATTATAAAATTACGATTGGAACAAATATTAAAGATAAATTTGGGCAAACTTTAAATAAACCTGTCACCTTACAATATAATACTGGCGATTTGGCAGGTGATATTTGGGTTCCATCAGATATACATATCTTTCCGTCAAATCAAAATTTACAGTTAAATATTAGTACAGTTAATTTACCAGAGTCTAAATATAAAGCTGCTTATCGTGTAGTTCAACCTAGCGATTTAGTTTATTTTAATAGTGCTTCACCTAAAGGTAATGATAACGAGTTATTACCACAGCTAAATTCATGGCAAAGCTTTAAAGTCAACACTAAGAAAAATCAACTTGTCGATGTCAATATCCCGTTAAGAGAAAAGCTTGGTAGCCCTACAGGTATGTTAGCTTATGGAGTCCAAGCCCGCACCAATAAATATCAAGATAATGGCAAAGAATTGTGGCGAGAACCTATAACTTATGGTTTAGTTCAATTAACAAATTTGGGTGTATTTAGTCAATGGTTTCCTGACTCTGGTTTAATTCGCGTGCATCATTTGAGTGATGGTTCACCAGCTAAGAATGCAGCTATTGAAGTTTATCAATCAAAGTTAGAGGAAAAATATCCCAGTAATGCTGTATCTTGCGCGATAGGTAAAACTGATGAAAATGGTAATTTCAGATTACAAGTTGATAATTTAAAGCAGTGTTTTGCAGATAATCAAAGATTTACTAAATCACCACAATTATTAGTAATTGCGCGAGAAAACCAAGATTGGGCTTTTGCGAGAACCGAAGAATATAGCGGTTCTTTTGGTTATGGTATTGATGCAGGTTGGCAAGAAGCTAAAGCAGAATCACGGGGTGTAATTTTTTCTGATAGAGACTTATATCAACCAGGCGAAAAAGCTTGGTTTACTGGTTTTGCTGACTATTTACAAAATGGGACTCTTCAGCAAGATAAAAACGCGATTTATCAATTAACTTTGCTTAATCCAGACGGACAGAAGACACAATTAGGTGATAAAAATACAAATGAGTTTGGGACTTTTTCTTTAGAGTTACCCATTCAGAAAACTCAAGCTTTAGGCTACTATACAATTCAGGGTAAAGGTAAAGAAGGGCAAGAAATTTCTGGGGAGTTTCGGGTAGCAGAATTTAAACCACCTAATTTTAAAGTTGAACTCAATTTAGATAAAGAATTTGCCCTAACTAACGATAAAGTGGCAGCAAAAGCCGCTAGTAATTATTTATTTGGTGCGCCTGTCGAAGCTGGGGAAGCCAAATATTTTGTCACGCGCCAACAAACTAGTTTTATTCCTAAAAGTTGGGAAGAATTTAGTTTTGGGAGACAATGGTTTTGGCCGGAAGAAAGTCCATCTTTAACCAGTGATGTTTTGCAAACTAGTTCTAAATTAGATGCAAGTGGTAAAACTAGTCAAACTGTGACGGTGGCGAAAGATTTACCGTATCCAATGACTTATCAAGTAGATGTGCAAGTTGCGGATGTATCTAATTTATCTGTGGCTGCTTCTCAAAAGTTTACGGCTTTACCTAGTAACCGTTTGATTGGGTTGAAAAGTAATTTCATCGCTGATGCTGGTAAGGCTTTACCTGTTGAAGTTATTGTTACTGAACCTACAGGAAAATCAATCACAGGTCAACGGGTGCGGGTAGAATTACAACAGATGAAATATAGTAGCGTGACGCAGTTAGTTGAAGGTAGCCACACTGCTAAAAATCAAGTTGAATATAAAACAGTTGGACAAGCAGAGATTACATCTGCGGAAAATCCTCAAATATTAACTCTCACACCAAATGAATCAGGTTCTTATCGCCTTCGCGCAAATTTTAGCGATACAAAAGAGGAATTAAGTGCAACAGATTTACAAATTTGGGCAACAGGGGAAACTTCAGTTTACTGGAGTTCGGAAGATAGCGATCGCCTAGAAGTTAAACTAGATAAAAAAGAGTATAAACCTGGGGAAACTGCCACAGCTTTAATTCAATCTCCCTACCCAGAAGCAGAATTATACTTTGCGGTAATTAAAGACAAACCAATTTATCAACAAGTAACCAAAGTCAAGGGTGGTGCGCCTCAAATTCAGTTTCAAGTCACACCAGAAATGTTACCAAATGCAGCAGTAGAAGCTGTGTTAGTCAGACAAGGCGCACCTCTTAACCAAGTCGAACCAGGAAGTTTAGATAAACTTGTGAAAATTGGGTTTAGCCCTTTTAAAGTCAACTTGCAAGATAAATATTTAAAAGTGCAAGTGACACCTTTGCAAGCATCTTTAGAACCGGGTGCAGAACAAACAATACAATTAGAACTCAAAGACAATCAAAATAACCCCACCCCTGGACAATTTACTGTCATGGTGGTGAATGAAGCGGTGTTGCAACTATCTGGTTATCGTCCGCCAAATTTGGTAGATACAGTCTACGCAGAACAGCAAATATCTACCCGGTTCAGCGATAATCGTCCTGATGTGGTGATACAACCCCAAGATATCGCCAAACCCAAAGGTTGGGGTTATGGCGGTGGTTTTTCTGTCGGTGCAGCAAATACCCGCGTCCGCACAGATTTTCAGGCGTTAGCTTACTACAACGGTTCAGTGTTAGCTGATGCGAGTGGGAAGGCGCAAATAACCTTTAAATTACCTGATGATTTCACGACATGGCGGGTGATGGCTGTCGCTACCGATGGAAACTTACGCTTTGGTAACGCTGATGCGACATTTATCACTACCAAACCACTGCTAACCAATGCCATCTTGCCACAGTTTGTCCGTTCAGGCGATCGCATTTTCGCAGGTTTATCCGTCACCAACACCACCGGGAATAACGGAAACCTCTCAATAAACGGTGAACTTAGCGGTACAGTCAAGTTTGCCGAAAATAACCCCGCCACAACTTCCTTGCAAACTAACGCCGAACCTGCTACCAAAGCTTATCGCTTCCCCATGATTGCAGGTGGCGTTGGCGAAAGTAAAGTTAGGTTCACCACCCAGTTAAATAATACAGCCGATGCTTTTGAACTGCCTTTAGAAGTGAAGCCGCTAGAAATTACCGAACAAGTTGTAGAAGCTGGGGTAACAGAAAAGCAAGTTAAAATTCCCCTGAATGTTGATAAAAATATCTACCCCGAAGCTGGCGGTTTAAATATTCAACTGGCGAGTACATTAATACCCGAAATTAAAGCACCAGCTAAACAAGTTTTAGAAGATGATGATTTACCTTTTGCAGAACCAGCCGCCAGTCAATTAATTATTGCTACTAACCTGCAAACTTTAGGTAAAAAATACAGTCAATCCTTTGCTGAATTTAATCCTAGCCAAAAAGCAAACCAAGCTATTACGCAACTGCAAAAATTACAAACAGCCGATGGTGGTTTTGCGGCTTATCCAGGACAAGAAAAATCAGATCCTTGGGTTTCTGCATATTCGGCTGAATCTTTAGTAAAAGCTAATCAAGCATTTCCTGGTTTTATCGATTCTGCCACACTAACGCGCTTGAAAAATTATCTGCAAAAGGTACTAGCAAACCCAGGACAGTATGATTTTTGTAAACAACAAATTTGTAAAAATCAACTGCAATTAAATGCCTTAATCGCTTTAGCAGAATTAGGTGATAAAAGCAATAGTTTCTTAGGTGATATTTACCAACAACGTAATAACTTTGATATCGTCACCCAAATCAAACTAGCGCGGTACTTATCGCAATTCCCTGAATGGCAAGATGAATCACAACAAATGTTGAACCAGTTACAACAAAATATCTATGAAACTGGACGCAACGCCGTAGTTAGTTTACCCCAAAGCTGGGGATGGATGAATTCATCTACCACCGCCCAAGCACAAGCTTTAAGGTTATTTATTGCCAAACAAAGCAAACCAGAAGTCATCGATAAATTATTCCAAAGTCTATTAGGATTACGCCGCGATGGAACATGGCAAACTAACTATGATAATGCTCAAGCTTTAACAGCATTAGTAGAATATAGTCAACTCCAACCCACACCACCAAATTTTGCCACTACAGTTAAATTAGCTGGTCAAAAGTTAGGTGAAAATCGCTTTGATGGTTACAAAAATCCTAACTTGCAACTAAATGTCGCAATGGATAAATTACCCCGTGGTCGTCATGATTTGATGTTGCAAAAATCAGGAAAAGGTAGATTACATTATTTAGTTGCCTATAATTATCGCTTGCAAGGCAACCAAGCAGGAAGATTTAACGGGTTACGAGTAACAAGAGAAATTAGCAAAGTTGGTGAAGAAAAAGTTCTGCAAAAAACAGGAATGTATGCTGTTGATAAACCCTTAACTGTAGATAGTGGTCAAGTATTTGATATTGGTTTAGAAATAATTGCAGATCATCCTGTAGATCATGTAGTAATTAAAGACCCATTACCAGCAGGATTTGAAGCGGTAGACCAGAGTTTTCAAACTGCGACAGCCGCATTGCAAGCCAAAGCCGATAGTTGGGAACTTGCTTATCGGAATATTTACCGCGATCGCATTATCGCTTACGCCGACCACCTCGAACCAGGAGTTTACAGTCTACATTACTTAGTCCGTTCTGTAACTCCCGGTACATACCTCTGGCCTGGCGCAGAAGCGCATCTGCAATATGCACCAGAAGAGTTTGGGCGTTCGGCTGATTCTACAATTGTGCTTAACGCAGAGGTGCGCTGA
- a CDS encoding nuclease — translation MQKLTKQLVTWLSATIIVVGVAGCDKFSGASGDLVERVSDGDTLAIKDAKGNKFNVRFACVDAPEVPHSQKERNSSRVSDRNQFNWGEKAQARLQQLVKQSGDLVILNITDTDRYQRKVAEVRLKDGTFVQEVLLREGLAKVYRPYLNKCPSKDLVQQAETKAQQQKLGVWSDSKFTNPWEFRSANKNK, via the coding sequence ATGCAGAAACTGACAAAACAACTAGTAACTTGGCTAAGTGCAACCATCATAGTTGTAGGTGTAGCAGGTTGTGATAAATTTTCTGGTGCTTCTGGAGATTTGGTTGAACGAGTTAGCGATGGTGATACTTTAGCAATTAAAGATGCTAAAGGTAATAAATTTAATGTGCGTTTTGCTTGTGTAGATGCGCCAGAAGTACCTCATTCGCAAAAAGAAAGGAACAGTAGCCGCGTTAGCGATCGCAATCAATTTAACTGGGGTGAAAAAGCACAAGCACGCTTACAACAACTCGTAAAGCAATCAGGCGATCTCGTGATTCTGAATATCACAGATACTGATCGCTATCAAAGAAAGGTGGCTGAAGTGCGTTTAAAAGATGGTACGTTTGTCCAAGAAGTCTTATTAAGAGAAGGTTTAGCTAAGGTATATCGTCCTTATCTCAATAAATGTCCCAGTAAAGATTTAGTTCAACAAGCTGAAACAAAAGCACAGCAGCAAAAACTAGGAGTTTGGAGTGATAGCAAATTTACCAACCCTTGGGAGTTTCGGAGTGCTAATAAGAATAAATAA